The following are encoded together in the Nocardioides sp. Arc9.136 genome:
- the mce gene encoding methylmalonyl-CoA epimerase, whose protein sequence is MTDSSTPLEIPEHLFTAIDHVGIAVRDLDEAIAFYERTFGMRLAHQETNEEQGVREAMIAVGDSGSHIQLLAPLDESSTIAKFLERSGPGVQQMAYRVTDVDAVSAILRERGVRLLYDAPRRGTSDSRINFIHPKDAGGVLVELVEPAAGAAH, encoded by the coding sequence ATGACCGACTCCAGCACCCCGCTCGAGATCCCCGAGCACCTGTTCACCGCCATCGACCACGTCGGCATCGCCGTCCGTGACCTCGACGAGGCGATCGCGTTCTACGAGCGCACCTTCGGGATGCGCCTGGCCCACCAGGAGACCAACGAGGAGCAGGGCGTGCGCGAGGCGATGATCGCCGTCGGCGACTCGGGCTCCCACATCCAGCTCCTCGCGCCGCTGGACGAGAGCTCGACGATCGCGAAGTTCCTCGAGCGCTCCGGCCCGGGCGTGCAGCAGATGGCCTACCGCGTCACCGACGTCGACGCCGTGAGCGCCATCCTGCGCGAGCGCGGCGTCCGCCTGCTGTACGACGCACCGCGCCGCGGCACCTCGGACTCCCGGATCAACTTCATCCACCCCAAGGACGCCGGCGGCGTGCTCGTCGAGCTCGTGGAGCCGGCCGCGGGCGCGGCCCACTGA
- the ccrA gene encoding crotonyl-CoA carboxylase/reductase: protein MQNILDAISAGQTGDATSEDFANLQLPESYRAATVHKDEVDMFEGLASRDKDPRKSLHVEEVALPELGPGEALVAVMASAINYNTVWTSIFEPVSTFGFLERYGRVSELTKRHDLPYHVVGSDLAGVVLKTGPGVTAWKPGAEVVAHCLSVELEDPAGHDDSMMDPQQRIWGFETNFGGLAHIALVKSNQLLAKPAHLTWEEAASPGLVNATAYRQLVSKNAGQMKQGDNVLIWGASGGLGGFATQYALNGGANPICVVSNEEKAKIVRSMGAEMVINRSEENWQFWNEDNTRQNPKEWQRLGKRIRELTGGEDIDIVFEHPGRETFGASVYVTRKGGTITTCASTTGFMHEYDNRYLWMNLKRIVSSHFANYREAYEANRLIAQGKIHPTLSKTYNLEDVGQAALDVHHNKHQGKVGVLCLAPEEGLGVRDTEMRAKHETEINRFRGV from the coding sequence GTGCAGAACATCCTGGACGCCATCAGTGCCGGCCAGACCGGTGACGCCACCAGCGAGGACTTCGCGAACCTGCAGCTGCCCGAGTCCTACCGCGCCGCGACGGTGCACAAGGACGAGGTCGACATGTTCGAGGGTCTCGCGTCCCGCGACAAGGACCCCCGCAAGTCCCTGCACGTCGAGGAGGTCGCCCTCCCCGAGCTCGGCCCCGGCGAGGCCCTCGTGGCCGTGATGGCCTCGGCGATCAACTACAACACCGTGTGGACCTCGATCTTCGAGCCGGTCTCCACCTTCGGGTTCCTCGAGCGCTACGGGCGGGTCTCGGAGCTGACCAAGCGCCACGACCTGCCCTACCACGTGGTCGGCTCCGACCTGGCCGGCGTCGTGCTCAAGACCGGCCCCGGCGTCACCGCGTGGAAGCCCGGCGCCGAGGTCGTCGCGCACTGCCTGTCGGTCGAGCTGGAGGACCCGGCCGGCCACGACGACTCGATGATGGACCCGCAGCAGCGGATCTGGGGCTTCGAGACGAACTTCGGCGGCCTGGCGCACATCGCCCTGGTCAAGTCCAACCAGCTGCTCGCCAAGCCCGCCCACCTGACGTGGGAGGAGGCCGCCTCGCCCGGTCTCGTCAACGCCACGGCGTACCGGCAGCTGGTCTCGAAGAACGCCGGGCAGATGAAGCAGGGCGACAACGTCCTCATCTGGGGCGCCTCCGGCGGTCTCGGTGGCTTCGCGACGCAGTACGCCCTCAACGGCGGCGCCAACCCGATCTGCGTGGTCTCGAACGAGGAGAAGGCCAAGATCGTCCGCTCGATGGGCGCGGAGATGGTCATCAACCGCTCCGAGGAGAACTGGCAGTTCTGGAACGAGGACAACACCCGGCAGAACCCCAAGGAGTGGCAGCGCCTCGGCAAGCGGATCCGTGAGCTCACCGGCGGCGAGGACATCGACATCGTCTTCGAGCACCCGGGCCGCGAGACCTTCGGCGCATCCGTCTACGTCACCCGCAAGGGCGGCACCATCACCACCTGCGCCTCGACCACGGGCTTCATGCACGAGTACGACAACCGCTACCTGTGGATGAACCTCAAGCGGATCGTCTCCAGCCACTTCGCCAACTACCGCGAGGCGTACGAGGCCAACCGCCTCATCGCCCAGGGCAAGATCCACCCCACCCTGTCGAAGACCTACAACCTCGAGGACGTCGGCCAGGCCGCGCTCGACGTGCACCACAACAAGCACCAGGGCAAGGTCGGCGTCCTGTGCCTCGCCCCGGAGGAGGGTCTTGGCGTCCGCGACACCGAGATGCGCGCGAAGCACGAGACCGAGATCAACCGGTTCCGAGGGGTCTGA
- a CDS encoding AI-2E family transporter produces MTPGPQGVTEEDDGRAALRVDEPEGPPPAAPAGHAADQDEAYLGELGAPLRRSPFVVGFFGGLGVFIAWWLGDLVVSIGPTLILVVVSMFLAAGLDPAVRFFESRAGLRRSWAVLVVIIGVIAALSLFVVAIVPVISDQVASLSRNAPDWLDSLQENRRVQELDEKYGVIDKVREYVAAGDYASGIFGGVLGVGLAVLSALANTFIVTVLTLYFLSSLKTTKGALYRLAPASRRERVTRLGDRVIEGVGGYVSGAFIVALCAGLSSLVFLFVVGLGEYAVALAFVVALLDVIPMIGATIGAVLVTAIGFATEPKIGIACAIFYLIYQQAENYLIYPRVMSRAVDVPGAVTVIAALVGAALLGVVGALLAIPTAAAILMLTREVVVRRQDAR; encoded by the coding sequence GTGACCCCAGGCCCCCAGGGGGTCACCGAGGAGGATGACGGGCGGGCCGCGCTGCGGGTCGACGAGCCGGAGGGGCCGCCGCCCGCGGCGCCCGCTGGCCACGCGGCTGACCAGGACGAGGCCTACCTCGGCGAGCTCGGCGCGCCGCTGCGCCGCTCCCCGTTCGTCGTCGGCTTCTTCGGCGGGCTCGGCGTCTTCATCGCCTGGTGGCTCGGCGACCTCGTCGTCTCCATCGGACCGACGCTCATCCTCGTCGTGGTCTCGATGTTCCTCGCGGCCGGCCTGGACCCGGCGGTGCGGTTCTTCGAGAGCCGCGCCGGCCTGCGCCGCTCCTGGGCTGTGCTCGTGGTGATCATCGGCGTCATCGCCGCGCTGTCGCTCTTCGTCGTCGCGATCGTGCCGGTGATCAGCGACCAGGTCGCCTCCCTGAGCAGGAACGCCCCCGACTGGCTCGACAGCCTGCAGGAGAACAGGCGGGTCCAGGAGCTCGACGAGAAGTACGGCGTGATCGACAAGGTCCGCGAGTACGTCGCCGCCGGCGACTACGCCAGCGGCATCTTCGGCGGCGTCCTCGGCGTCGGCCTGGCGGTGCTCTCCGCGCTCGCCAACACCTTCATCGTCACGGTCCTGACGCTCTACTTCCTCTCCTCGCTCAAGACCACGAAGGGCGCTCTCTACCGCCTGGCCCCCGCCTCGCGCCGCGAGCGGGTCACGCGGCTCGGCGACCGTGTCATCGAGGGCGTCGGCGGCTACGTCTCCGGTGCCTTCATCGTCGCCCTCTGCGCCGGCCTGTCCTCGCTGGTCTTCCTGTTCGTCGTCGGGCTGGGCGAGTACGCCGTGGCGCTGGCGTTCGTCGTGGCCCTGCTCGACGTCATCCCGATGATCGGCGCGACCATCGGCGCGGTGCTCGTGACCGCCATCGGCTTCGCCACGGAGCCCAAGATCGGCATCGCCTGCGCGATCTTCTACCTCATCTACCAGCAGGCCGAGAACTACCTGATCTACCCGCGCGTGATGTCGCGGGCGGTCGACGTCCCCGGTGCGGTCACCGTGATCGCGGCGCTGGTGGGGGCCGCGCTCCTCGGCGTCGTGGGCGCCCTGCTCGCGATCCCGACCGCCGCCGCCATCCTGATGCTGACCCGCGAGGTCGTCGTCCGGCGGCAGGACGCCCGCTAG
- a CDS encoding DMT family transporter: protein MSALTNDTPLVASGTRLAGGLSFAVVSALSFGLSGALASGLLDAGWSAGATVLVRVGVAALVVLPLGLWALEGRWEVLRRNAATIVLYGALAVAGAQFCYFSAVQHMQVGPALLIEYTAPAAVVVWLWLRHGQRPGPLTLAGAGVAALGLVLVLDLLSGADLSPVGVAWSLAAMVGAASYFLISADASTGLPPLALAAGGLVVGTLVLGVLGLVGVLPMRASTDVVTYADSEVAWWAPLLLLGVVTAAVAYCTGIAAGRRLGSRLASFVALLEVVAGVLFAWLLLDQLPRPVQLVGGLLVLAGVVGVKLGERQTVRAEPTPA from the coding sequence ATGAGCGCTTTGACCAATGACACGCCCCTCGTCGCGAGCGGCACCCGGCTGGCCGGCGGCCTGTCGTTCGCGGTGGTCTCGGCGCTGAGTTTCGGACTCTCCGGCGCGCTGGCGAGCGGGCTGCTCGACGCCGGCTGGTCCGCGGGGGCCACGGTCCTGGTCCGCGTGGGCGTGGCCGCGCTCGTCGTCCTCCCGCTGGGGCTGTGGGCGCTCGAGGGGCGCTGGGAGGTGCTGCGCCGCAACGCCGCCACGATCGTGCTGTACGGCGCGCTGGCCGTCGCGGGGGCGCAGTTCTGCTACTTCTCGGCCGTCCAGCACATGCAGGTCGGGCCGGCCCTGCTGATCGAGTACACCGCGCCCGCCGCGGTCGTCGTGTGGCTCTGGCTGCGGCACGGGCAGCGGCCCGGTCCGCTCACGCTGGCCGGCGCGGGCGTCGCCGCCCTCGGGCTGGTGCTCGTCCTGGACCTGCTCTCGGGCGCCGACCTCAGCCCGGTCGGCGTGGCGTGGTCACTGGCGGCGATGGTCGGCGCGGCGTCGTACTTCCTCATCTCCGCGGACGCCTCGACCGGCCTGCCGCCGCTGGCGCTCGCGGCCGGCGGCCTCGTCGTCGGCACCCTCGTGCTCGGCGTCCTGGGGCTCGTCGGCGTGCTGCCCATGCGGGCCAGCACCGACGTGGTCACCTACGCCGACAGCGAGGTGGCCTGGTGGGCGCCGCTGCTGCTGCTGGGCGTCGTCACCGCGGCGGTGGCCTACTGCACCGGCATCGCCGCGGGCCGGCGCCTCGGCTCGCGGCTGGCGTCGTTCGTGGCGCTGCTCGAGGTGGTCGCGGGCGTGCTCTTCGCCTGGCTGCTGCTCGACCAGCTCCCGCGTCCCGTGCAGCTCGTCGGCGGACTGCTCGTCCTCGCCGGCGTCGTGGGGGTCAAGCTGGGGGAGCGGCAGACCGTCCGCGCCGAGCCCACCCCCGCGTGA
- a CDS encoding CGNR zinc finger domain-containing protein — protein MVFAHDTETSLIAAVTLVNTAEPPDTLETVAELDAFYERFEYTGRHERTRAELEQVRALRPTLRELLTADRDTAADLVNSMLADARALPRLVRHDRFDWHLHAITSDAPLVARITVETAMAMVDVIRADDLGRLGVCADDGCGGLVLDLSRNRSRRFCSTACGNRNAVAAYRARQAADG, from the coding sequence GTGGTTTTCGCTCATGACACCGAGACCTCACTGATCGCGGCGGTCACCCTCGTCAACACCGCCGAGCCGCCGGACACGCTGGAGACCGTGGCCGAGCTCGACGCGTTCTACGAGCGGTTCGAGTACACCGGTCGGCACGAGCGCACCCGTGCCGAGCTGGAACAGGTCCGGGCCCTGCGGCCGACGCTGCGCGAGCTGCTCACCGCCGACCGGGACACCGCCGCCGACCTGGTCAACTCGATGCTGGCCGACGCGCGTGCCCTCCCCCGGCTCGTGCGCCACGACCGGTTCGACTGGCACCTGCACGCGATCACCTCGGACGCACCACTGGTCGCCCGGATCACCGTCGAGACCGCGATGGCGATGGTCGACGTCATCCGCGCCGACGACCTGGGCCGGCTCGGCGTCTGCGCCGACGACGGGTGCGGCGGGCTCGTGCTGGACCTCTCGCGCAACCGCTCGCGCCGCTTCTGCTCGACCGCGTGCGGCAACCGCAACGCCGTGGCGGCCTACCGCGCCCGCCAGGCCGCCGACGGCTGA
- a CDS encoding endo alpha-1,4 polygalactosaminidase, which translates to MTILLRLLALALGLALLTGPAAAAPDPAPAPSPEAAPDIAPLPVGTDADYQLGGARPVPARVGIVVRDRRAEPAGRYDVCYVNAFQTQPDEHRSWKKRMHLVLRSKGEPVVDEAWGEWLLDLRTGAKRAALARIVGRWVDRCAADGYEAVEYDNLDSFTRSGGLLSRRQALAYARLVVAEAHEAGLAVGQKNLAGLDGSRIGFDFAVTEECSRYRECGAYVAAYGRRVVAVEYRRQDFRRGCRQWGDRLPMVLRDLDVSPKGVRRFC; encoded by the coding sequence GTGACGATCCTCCTGCGGCTGCTCGCCCTCGCGCTCGGGCTCGCGCTCCTGACCGGCCCGGCCGCGGCGGCTCCCGACCCGGCTCCCGCCCCGTCCCCGGAGGCGGCTCCGGACATCGCCCCGCTCCCGGTCGGCACGGACGCCGACTACCAGCTCGGCGGGGCACGACCGGTCCCCGCGCGCGTGGGGATCGTGGTGCGCGACCGCCGTGCCGAGCCCGCCGGGCGCTACGACGTCTGCTACGTCAACGCCTTCCAGACCCAGCCCGACGAGCACCGGTCGTGGAAGAAGCGGATGCACCTCGTGCTCCGCTCGAAGGGCGAGCCGGTCGTCGACGAGGCCTGGGGCGAGTGGCTGCTGGACCTGCGGACCGGGGCCAAGCGCGCGGCGCTCGCGCGGATCGTCGGCCGCTGGGTGGACCGGTGCGCTGCGGACGGCTACGAGGCGGTCGAGTACGACAACCTCGACTCCTTCACCCGCAGCGGCGGCCTGCTGAGCCGGCGGCAGGCGCTCGCCTACGCGCGCCTGGTGGTCGCCGAGGCGCACGAGGCCGGCCTCGCGGTCGGGCAGAAGAACCTGGCCGGCCTCGACGGGAGCCGGATCGGCTTCGACTTCGCCGTGACGGAGGAGTGCTCGCGCTACCGCGAGTGCGGCGCGTACGTCGCGGCGTACGGCCGGCGGGTCGTGGCGGTCGAGTACCGCCGCCAGGACTTCCGCCGCGGCTGCCGCCAGTGGGGCGACCGGCTCCCGATGGTGCTCCGCGACCTCGACGTGAGCCCGAAGGGCGTCCGGCGCTTCTGCTGA